Below is a genomic region from Cyprinus carpio isolate SPL01 chromosome B6, ASM1834038v1, whole genome shotgun sequence.
CCTACACTTGTGTGGATCAATGTGAAGGCCTTTTGTGTTGCAAGGTCATGTGAATGAATTTGAAGTTATAGAACAAGAAAGTACAGTAGAAAGAGTCCTTTCCTCTTGcttctttttctccatttaatACTCCTTTGTCCATTATTATGAGTCACTATTTTCTTCGTCTTCCTCATCAGATTTCTCAGGATCCTGAGAATCAGAACTTGTGTCACTGGCATCGATTGCAAATGGGTCCTCTCCCTGTAAAACAAAAAGATATCccattaaatattgtttaaaaaaaaaacttattttctacATGTGTTCCAATATGCCACAAATGTCATTACCTTCATGTACTTCTCATAGCGCACCTtcacattatcattatttattattgcttTAGCTGTGACCACGCTGTCTCTTTTTAACTGCTCCGTATAAGCCTTTGAGGGGGGGGGAACAAGACATACAAGCAAAATGAGAAAAAGGCCATATGTAAGATGAAAACGACGGTTCATGATATTTAGAGAAGTGAGGAGAGAGTCATGTTACCACTTTGCTCttgatgtgagtgagtgaatgaagaTGTTGCTGTACAGAGCTGAAAACCACAGGAATGTGAATGTCACATGCAGCACAGTAAACCACCTCCATCCTTCTCATGTAGTCCTCTTCTGTCACACCTTTAAGAACAAGAAGTTTAAGTAGTCTCAGTATTTGTCTTTGCAGCATGCAAGATGATAAAACCCTCAAAGCatcaagtgttaaaaaaaatacacttgtaCATCAGTGTATTGATTCATCATATTATGCATATTTATGTGATGTTGGCTTATGCAGAATCATACCTTCCATTATCTTTGCCCATTCATCTTTGCTTCGTCCACAGGAAAACTTAAGTTTGTGTAGGGTAGAGGCAGTTTTATGAAACTTGTGAACCATGCAATCCTGTGCAATATTAGAATGGGGTAAATGCAAATcaacaaatagaataaaaatcCAGACTAaagcatcaagaaaaaaaaaatatttaaaaaggcttACATGCAAAAAACTGATGACCTTGTCATCCAATTTGGCTTGCCGTCGTATATAGTCAAGAGTCTCTGTGTGATACGTGCTTCCAAAGTGTTTCTCAATGTCTTTGTCTTCAAATGTGTGGAATTTACAAAAAGCACATGTAAAAGCCCACCTAAAAATTTTGTACAAATTTAAATTCTTTGGCCTTTTTACATTTCACAAGTTAACATTTCTCTGCTTCTAAAAGGAATACAGCAGAAGTTATCAAGTTCTGcccttaaataatatatatatacagtagatttaaataataaatgaatatccAGCAAATCAATCTAGACAAGCGATGTGTCAGTTGAAATTTCAGTGTTCACCTGTGCTTATCTccatatttttcatgattcttctCTCGTCGTCTTCTGCGCTTCTCTCTGGCTCGAACTTTCTTACCAAGCTCTGCACTCAAATAATAAACCATGCTTACAATGAATTATGCTGTGAGATACaactttttttccaatttaataaACAATAGAATATAAAAGCCATACCATgctctttatttatttccttgGTTTCGGAAGAAATACAACTGTCCTGTAGAAAAGACAAGCTCTAGTATCACAGGACTGATTTTGAGGCATCTTTGATTGTGAATTCTTACCTTTGAAATGTGTGGTcctaaaaaaagaacaaaaaaagcattAAGTAAAGAAAGTgcaacaatttaacaattttaaatcatgtttggTCTATCAAAGCAGCGCATCACGTACCCACAATGCTGATTATGCTGGGAGTTGCTCTTACTATcctcttttttttaaccttcttGCAAGGAGGTACTGGTTCCATCATCTTCCTCTTGGTCCCTCgaaacaccaaagcagctgattTTGAGTAGTATCTCTCTATGCAAATAGACGGGTTCTGACTAGAGCACTGTGGAAGAGATGAGATAGATGAAAGTCATTGCTTTTGCTCAATAAATAAACTAGACACCAGACGTACCCCTACATCTTGTCCTTTGGCCTCAGGTACAACAGCACCTCTTCCGCTGTAGTTTCTTTGCACGTATGGGTGCATGTCTCTGCCCCGTGAGCCAATCGGCGTTGGCCGAGAGTGTGAAGGAGAGTACAGGCTGGAGGAATCGGAGAGGTTGGATGTTGAGTACTGACTCTCTCTGCCGCTGTCCAAAAACGGAGACCTGGACCTTTGGGAAGACATGACTAGGGGCCTGTCCCAGTTTGACAAGACGTCTGCTCCCCAAGTGGATGAACAGGTGTCACTGTAATCTTTATTAGAATTATCAAAAACGCTTTCAGCATCTTCAGTGTTCAAGGACCCAAGTCCGAAAGATTCATAGGCACCATATCTGATGAAAAAATTAATAGTAGCACTTCACAGTaagactgaatattttttttcattaacgtatataacttatataatataatttatataattaaaaatacatatttaaaaatcttaatttattttttttatttatatacggtttttttttagtgttaccaaacaaatttcttttaaaatatatattttttttcattttatataggAGAGCCGTTCCTGTTGCCTCCTCAAAAAAGCACAGTGAAGATCCTCTGACAATTCTTACCTGTCAGAGCCTTTGGTCTCCAAGGACTCAGAGGATGCAAACGATCCAAATAATGGCTGACTGTAGCATTTCCCTGGCCATTTGACAAGTGAAAGTGATTATTTGAGAATGCTATGAGAATGTACCTCATTCAGAAACAACAAGTACAAACAGAAGAATATAACATTGTAGCTATATAAGAGTGAGGATTAAATTACCTGAATTGTCAGCTGATGATGGGAACATTTCATCCTTATACTAAGTCCTTAAAAACAGATTGTATTATGTCATAATTAAAGCCTTGATTAAACCAAAGTCCCATTaaggtattctatagtctttgattaAATCAGGCAGGGTAAACTTCTATAAAGGTTAATAGGAgacaatttattttacaaaaaatgtcaTGCCATAAATGGGAGATGAAATAATATAATAGGGTTTGTCATAAAACACTTGTAGACAGCACAAACAGTGACACATAAGCGAATGGGCCTCTCCAGTGTTCATTTTGCCCTTGTGTTTGGAAACTCTATTCAAGATTTACTTGTCAGATTGAAACAGATCACCTTGATGAATTTACATCCATTTTGCACCATCAATTCTTActtttatttaaccaaaaaatgtgtgttttgtggagTGGGAAATGTTACATTATCTGGCATCgtcatttaaaaccttttatttctttttattttattttagtattagtagtattatgcacatttatgcaaaccaaaaacataacatttagcgATTAACTAAACAAAAGTCTAAATGCCTTTGCAAGGAATTATAAACACTGAACTCAGTCCTCATTATTTTTCCGTTTCACCGATTCTTTTTCGACAAAGTGACCTTATTTCTAAAAGCAACATAAAGGAATcctcacttaccacataaacGAGAGTCAATCAGTCCTACCGCGTTTAATTAAAGCAGGGGTCATTTCCCGCTAGAAACAAACTAAACAACGGGGTCAGGAAAACTTTAGAGCTGGTTTGCGACAACAATTCTGCTACTTCATAACCATTTCCTAATGAAAGTTGTCTTCCTCCAGAGGCCGCTAGTGTTTCACAAACCAAACTTACACTGAGCCCCCATTCAAATATTTTGTGGTTTTGAAGAAGAGGGCATTTGTACTATAAAATAGGCATATATAATCGGATTGATACAGCCTTACAATGAAATGAATCtaaactaaatgattaaatacacgACTTTTCTAGTAATCAGAAACAGCTGTGTTTGGTCTGTCCTAATCAGCGCTGTGAAAGGGTTACTGGTACCACGTGACAATGACGCATCTTTTTTTAGCATCAGCATCTTCAGTTGAACAGTGAACACCTGTCAGAGAGTAGCAATATcctttatacaataaatattcaCATTGAATAGTTCAATGAGAATTATTAATGCTAATTTATGGTACATAACGACTTAGAGACAACTAAACTTCACACCTTTGGGGTATCAGATtgtcattcattgattcatttagagcagcaaaataatatttgtaacacTTTCAAGACGTTATATTGTACTTCACTAAACCTAAACCACTGTGAAAGGATTCCACTGAACTAGCAGGACATTTCGTGGCGAAAATTGTTTcggtatattttaatattgagatttgatttattaaagggtcttattttgaaaaaatatatatatactagtatatctctgtacatattaaaaattatattgcactattactctcttaaattattttacttcctCAATATTTAGGTTAGCTTTTAGTTCCTTATGCTGTATTgcagggagacatacaaaatgtgcaaagcTGGGGTCCCTAGGACAGAATTAAGAACCACtactgtaaagaaaaatgtaacatttcaaacAACACAGACACCgatatatattttcaatgtatttattttattttaaaatcgcAAGTTTAACATCCTTTCAAACAAAACATGTGATTAGGAGCAAAGCAAACTAAATTCATTCTCCTTTCCATCAAAACCAGAAAGGCTAAACCATGAAGGGATGCAGCATCAGGCTACATTCAGGGCGGAAGAGCAATACACCTTAAAGTAgcttgctgaaaaataaaacacatttccttTATTCTGGAAATAAGTACTCAGTCGGAATGAACAATACGTGTTTTATGTACCTGAAtaacacaatgtattttttattttttttaaatggtggaATCATTTCAAATCAGGTACATCCTAGTAAAACTATTAGTATAGAAAtggaacataaattaataaatgaacaaacaaacgctCATTCCAAACATCAAACAGAACCAACAAATAGTTTCATTGTACAAAACCTATATAGTAATCTAATTTAAAGTCACTCAAAACATTGAAACCCATCTTTAGATTCATATGTGGTTATAATTATTGTATTGTCACACATGtatcaaaaatgattttcaagCCTCATCTGGCACGACATCAAGATTCTTGAGGGGTCACAAATATACCAGTTACAGGTCAGACCCTGCAGCATTTCAGTAGGACAAATATAACACAGTGTGGGAAGTATAATCAATGAAATGCAAATaggtcaaaaacaaaaatttgttcaaaattaaattgcttttaataaacgaaaaaaaaaaatcaaaaatacaatggaCATTATCCAAATTATTCAATTACTGTTAACCCTGCAATCCATGTACACACCAGGTAAATTAAACACCATCCAATCTATTGAAAACTTTCATAAACAATTGAATGCTTTGAAGCAAACACCACTTAATCtgtcaataattaattaaagcgGCTAAATATTATGGATACCCTTTACTTTTCAAGAGTACAGTTGCACTTCCTCTTCATACAAATGActggcttaaaataaaataaagaaatggttAGAGTTTTAGGGTGAAACAGTGAAACCATTTATGCTATTATAGCATGCTAccttaaaagggatagtttaccaaatttcaattctgtcttcatttactcaccctaatgttatttcaaacatgtatgacttccttctgtagaacataacacacataaaataaattacaaaaattaaaataaaattaaaaatgaaattaaaaagtctaaaagccaactttcattctttcatacagGTTGTCTAGATGTCTGGAATGACATTAGGATAAGTAAATgataatattctttattttttattcaactaTAAAACAACTATTAAATCTTGaccatgttttattcatttatgacaGATATGTTACTTTGTcaagaaaaatgaaacaacaaatGTTCAGGTTAGGGACATCTAACACGTTATTCCAGCACTGGCATGAATATCGATACTTAACATCTGGCAAGTCACTTTTTTTGTGCGTTTGCCTCAAACGCTGACTGCATGGGCATGCACAGCGCAGACAGAGCAAGGTAACTTAAAACAGTGATACACAATGCaagcattttcattacttttactAGCCAGTAAGGGCTAACAGtaaaacagatggtaatcatacacaGTTACAGGCTAACATATGatgttagaatatatatatatcagggcaATTTTCCAATACATGTCTACTGGAGGTTTTGAGCATTAAGGACCATGCAGTGTATACACATTACAGGTCTGTCCCATCATATGGTGTTATATACAAAACATGCACAAGTCAAATGAGGTCAACATAACTTATGCATTACTTCTGTAACCCACATGAAAAGATGATGTTAAAAGAAAAAGGCTATTTTATTCCCAAAACTTAAAACTTGCACAGACTAAAGGTATCTTGTGCATCGCACTGCATCAACAAACATTGTTATTCAGTTCCAAGTATTTTGGTTAATAGACATTGAATAGGTGGACAGTTCCATTAAAAAAGTAACGGAGGTATAAAATGTACTGTTTGATTGAATCTTGTACAGATATAACTTTGTATCAACGCTAACATTCAGTTTCTTAAACACTTCAGAGCACAACTTAAATTACTTTAGTGCACTTTTATCTAAACCCAATTCCGGGGAGACTTTTCCACTTTTTACTTTTACCACTTATAGTCGAGTACAGTAGTTGTGATtaactttataataaaatgtcaGTTGTTCTGGGTTCTCCCAAACAAATACAATCATTAATGGCACCACAATACACAATGCATGTGATGCAGACTGTGCGGATAACAGCTGGTGAAAATGTTAGCATGAATGCGActgaaatgaacagaaaacaaaagtgATCTGTATTATACTGTCACTGTAACATGggcaaatgataaaaacaaacaaaaactttttaaaagaacaaaaacccATGCAGACAGGCATAATAAtctcaaacatttgaataattcTCAAGAATTCTGTGCACTGAGCATAGTTCAGATTCACAAACGTTTATATTGGCTTGCCGGCAATTTGTTTTGGCCTGtgcaaaaaaatgacattaaatgttaACATAAGTTTTGATACTGGACTCATTCCTTACACATAGAACATCCATTCATGCCCACAGTCCAcagttttaataaaagaaaaacaaacaaacaaacagaagtaGTGAGCACTGCCTTTTGCACACTCTGATTCCGTTCACTCAGAAAACCATCTTGCCAGGTTTTTTCTGATCCACACTCACACTCCGTTAGCAAAATTAGCACTGGTTTCCTGACTTATGCTCTCTTTGACCTCTAGGGGCAGTGTATCAAAAAGGTGGTCTTCCACAATGAGGCCATTTCGGCGCAAGAGTCGGCACTGGCCAAGCTGCGCGGGCAGGCGATCCAGGCAGTTCCCCTTCAGCTCAAGATGAGTCAGCTGCAGCGACTGCCCGATTTTCTCTGGCAGTGACGAGATGCAATTGTGCCCAAGGGATAGGCTACGCAACTTTGTGCATTTGAACAGCTGCTTGGGTACCACTTCCACCTtgtttcctgtgatggcaaagtgcTGTAGATTCTGGAGAAAAACCCCACCTCTGGAGGAATCACTACGATGGAGTTGTGGCTAACATCCAGGTATCTCAGTTTTAGAAGATTGAACAGAGTGATA
It encodes:
- the LOC109095746 gene encoding DBIRD complex subunit ZNF326-like isoform X2, which codes for MFPSSADNSGKCYSQPLFGSFASSESLETKGSDRYGAYESFGLGSLNTEDAESVFDNSNKDYSDTCSSTWGADVLSNWDRPLVMSSQRSRSPFLDSGRESQYSTSNLSDSSSLYSPSHSRPTPIGSRGRDMHPYVQRNYSGRGAVVPEAKGQDCSSQNPSICIERYYSKSAALVFRGTKRKMMEPVPPCKKVKKKRIVRATPSIISIVGPHISKDSCISSETKEINKEHELGKKVRAREKRRRRREKNHEKYGDKHRWAFTCAFCKFHTFEDKDIEKHFGSTYHTETLDYIRRQAKLDDKVISFLHDCMVHKFHKTASTLHKLKFSCGRSKDEWAKIMEGVTEEDYMRRMEVVYCAACDIHIPVVFSSVQQHLHSLTHIKSKVAYTEQLKRDSVVTAKAIINNDNVKVRYEKYMKGEDPFAIDASDTSSDSQDPEKSDEEDEENSDS
- the LOC109095746 gene encoding DBIRD complex subunit ZNF326-like isoform X1; protein product: MFPSSADNSGKCYSQPLFGSFASSESLETKGSDRYGAYESFGLGSLNTEDAESVFDNSNKDYSDTCSSTWGADVLSNWDRPLVMSSQRSRSPFLDSGRESQYSTSNLSDSSSLYSPSHSRPTPIGSRGRDMHPYVQRNYSGRGAVVPEAKGQDVGCSSQNPSICIERYYSKSAALVFRGTKRKMMEPVPPCKKVKKKRIVRATPSIISIVGPHISKDSCISSETKEINKEHELGKKVRAREKRRRRREKNHEKYGDKHRWAFTCAFCKFHTFEDKDIEKHFGSTYHTETLDYIRRQAKLDDKVISFLHDCMVHKFHKTASTLHKLKFSCGRSKDEWAKIMEGVTEEDYMRRMEVVYCAACDIHIPVVFSSVQQHLHSLTHIKSKVAYTEQLKRDSVVTAKAIINNDNVKVRYEKYMKGEDPFAIDASDTSSDSQDPEKSDEEDEENSDS